A window of Microcystis aeruginosa FD4 contains these coding sequences:
- a CDS encoding Ig-like domain-containing protein produces MTTKTINLGNSSNLTIRGTSNGKTVDDTFVITVNPVDDAPTVLNPITDVNVDEDAANTVIDLTNVFTDIDNDPTLIVKSVFVNDNPGLVTATIVDNQLTLDYQDNQSGTANLTIRGTSNGKTVDDTFVVMSV; encoded by the coding sequence TTGACTACCAAGACAATCAATCTGGGGAACAGCTCAAATCTGACAATTCGGGGAACATCCAACGGTAAAACTGTTGACGATACTTTCGTCATTACAGTTAACCCAGTAGATGACGCACCAACTGTCCTTAATCCGATTACAGATGTCAATGTTGACGAAGATGCAGCCAATACCGTCATTGATTTAACCAACGTCTTCACTGATATTGATAATGACCCGACTTTAATTGTCAAATCAGTATTCGTCAATGACAATCCTGGATTAGTCACCGCTACCATCGTTGACAATCAATTAACCCTTGACTACCAAGACAATCAATCTGGGACAGCTAATCTGACAATTCGGGGAACATCCAACGGTAAAACTGTTGACGATACTTTCGTTGTCATGTCGGTATAG